The genomic segment AAAAGATGCACGGCCAGAAGCGCCAGAAAATAACCCGTTGCCGCATAGACGAAGATGGGCGTGTAGGAGCCGATCTTGTCGAGCACATAGCCCGCATATTTGGCCATGGCCATGCCGCCGAAGGCCCCGAACATGCCGCCGATCCCGACCACCGAGCCCACAGCGCCATTGGGGAAGACGTCCGATGGCAAGGTGTAGAGATTGGCCGAAAAGCCCTGATGCGCGGCGGTCGCCACACCGATGATGGCCACGGCGACCCACAGATTGTCGGCCATGGCCGCGACGCCCACCGGCAGGGCCAGAGCGGCACAGATCAGCATGGTGACCTTGCGCGCCGCGTTGACGCTCCAGCCGCGCTTGATGAACTGCGACGACAGCCAGCCGCCGCCGACCGACCCGATGTCGGAGAGGAGGTAGATGGCCACCAGCGGCGGGCCAAAGGTCTTGAGATCAAGGCCATAGCGCTTGTGCAGGAAATCCGGCAGCCAGAAGAGGAACATCCACCAGATGGGGTCGATCAGGAACTTGCCCAGCGCATAGCCCCAGGTTTCCCGGGCGCGAATGACCTTAAGCCAGGACACCTTTTCGACTACGACCACCGGGTCCTGTTCGATATGGCTGAGCTCCAGCGCATTGACCTTTTTATGTTCGCGCGGGCGGCGATAGACCAGCCACCATACGGGCAGCCACAGAAGGCCGACAGCACCGGTAAAGATAAAGGCCGCCTGCCAGCCAAAGGTCAGGGTAATGGCCGGAATGACCAGCGGCGTGACAATGGCCCCGATATTGGTCCCGGCGTTAAACAGCCCGACCGCAAAGGCACGTTCGGACTTGGGGAACCATTCCGACACGGCCTTGACGCCACCGGGGAAGGCCCCGCCTTCGCCGATGCCGAGGAAGACGCGGGCGATGATGGCATCTTTCAGCGATGACATGGCCGCGTGGCCGATATGCGCCGCCTGCCAGATGACAAAGGCCAGAGAGAAGCCGATGCGCGCCCCGAAACGGTCCACGATCTTTCCGAAGGCGAGGTAGGAGAGGGCGTAGGCGAACTGGAACCAGAAGACCAGATCGGCATAGTCCAGTTCGCTCCAGCCGAATTCCGCTTGCAGGGTCGGCTTGAGGAGGCTGACCGTCTGACGGTCCACATAGTTGATGACCATGGCCGTGAACAGTAATGTCACGACCAGCCAGCGGTAGCGCGTCGCGCCAGCGGGGGCGTTTGAGCCCGAAGGTGCCTGCATGGCGGTTTCCTTTATTTCTTTTTGTTTTCGTTAGTGTCTTTGGCGTTCAGTGCTCCGATCAGCGCCTTCATATTGTCGATATAGGCGCTGGTCGAAATGCCGATGACGGGTTTATCGGCGATGTAGGGCGAGGTGTCGGTCTTGTCGCCAACGTGCGTCGAGCGGTAATCCCCTTCGGTCGGCGTCGGCGACCCGTCTCCGATATAGGGGTTGGAGGTCGATTTCAGCTCGGTCGGCCACCAGCCGTCCTTGTTCAGTGATTTGACCAGCTGACCGGCGGTTTCGGCGACGCGGCTGTGGTTGAGGTCGGAATCGCTGTGTTCCTCGATCAGGAAATAACGCGGCAGCGGCTTGGCCACGCCGTATTTCAGCGGCGAGTCTTTGGAGGCCTCTTCCGGTGGGGTGGCTTTCAGCTTTTCATAGTCCTGACGCAGCTTGGCGACATTGATCGAGCGCGTCGAGCTGTAGTGGCGCAGCGTATGCTCCGGATTATAGTCGGCATAGTAGTGGCCGTTGACGACGTTTGAGCCTTCGCGGTGCGTATAGAGCGCCTTATTGGTGCCCAGTTCCACAAACGACGGATAGAGGGGCTTTTCGCCGGGCAAACGCACCGAGTCGAGCCAGTCGAGCGCTGCGGGAATCGGTGCCAGATATTTGGTGTCGCCGGTGAGCTTATAGAAGTCCATCAACTGCCGGATGGCGCTGGCGGTGGTGTGCGCCGACAGGGATTTCGGCTCATAGGTACGCGCCCCGGCGGGCTTGAGATCGGGCGTATATTGCAGCGCCCAGCCGGCCTGCGGCGCGCCGTTTTGCGCCAGAATATAGATGTTCATGCCGCGGTTTATGGCATCGAGAACGCGCGTTTCGCCCAGCGCCTGATAGCAGAGGATCAGGAAGTGGACATTACCGGCGGCTACATCATCATTGAAGGTGATGTAGGAGGTGTAGTCCGGCTGACCGTGGTGCGAAAACTCATACTTCAGCGGATAACGCTGCGGCCAGCCGCCATTGGGGTACTGGCTCTTGAGGACGAAGTCGATCGCCTTGTCGAGGGAGGGTTTGTACTTCGGGTCGTGCTTTTCGAGATAGAGACGCAGGATGAAGGTCATGGCCTCCACCGTGCCGTCATCGTCATAGGTGGCGTTGCCCCAATAGTGCTGGAATTCTTCCATGCGCCAGGCGTTCTTGCCAATGGTGTCGTACCACTGTTTCGTTGAGGCCTCGCCACCGAAATCGATGAAATAGTGCCAGCCGCCATTGTCCTGCTGTCCGAAGATCAGGGCGGCGGCGGCCTTTTCGGCGGCGGTGTAGTAATACTCATCGCCCGTGGCATGGTAAGCGTCGAGGAAGAGGTGACCCATGGTGGCCGTACCTGGTGGCTGCACCCAGATCATGCTGGGTTTGGCTTCCAGTTCACCCCAGCGGCGCGACATGTCCGGCAGATAGGACCACACATAGCCCCCATTGGTCGAAACGGTCTCGACCATGAATTGCGTGGCCTTGCGCATAGTCTTTTTGACCGCGCTGTCCGACGGCTGAGGGGCGGCTGTGGCGAGCGGGCTGCACAAAGCCAGACACAGGCCCGCCGTGAGACCTGCAATCGATTTTAAAAAGGGGCGCATGGAGTAGGCGTCTTTCCCGAAACTGAGCGTTTGTTTTTATGGTTGGCGCTAC from the Asticcacaulis excentricus genome contains:
- a CDS encoding pectate lyase, with the translated sequence MRPFLKSIAGLTAGLCLALCSPLATAAPQPSDSAVKKTMRKATQFMVETVSTNGGYVWSYLPDMSRRWGELEAKPSMIWVQPPGTATMGHLFLDAYHATGDEYYYTAAEKAAAALIFGQQDNGGWHYFIDFGGEASTKQWYDTIGKNAWRMEEFQHYWGNATYDDDGTVEAMTFILRLYLEKHDPKYKPSLDKAIDFVLKSQYPNGGWPQRYPLKYEFSHHGQPDYTSYITFNDDVAAGNVHFLILCYQALGETRVLDAINRGMNIYILAQNGAPQAGWALQYTPDLKPAGARTYEPKSLSAHTTASAIRQLMDFYKLTGDTKYLAPIPAALDWLDSVRLPGEKPLYPSFVELGTNKALYTHREGSNVVNGHYYADYNPEHTLRHYSSTRSINVAKLRQDYEKLKATPPEEASKDSPLKYGVAKPLPRYFLIEEHSDSDLNHSRVAETAGQLVKSLNKDGWWPTELKSTSNPYIGDGSPTPTEGDYRSTHVGDKTDTSPYIADKPVIGISTSAYIDNMKALIGALNAKDTNENKKK
- a CDS encoding MFS transporter, with the protein product MQAPSGSNAPAGATRYRWLVVTLLFTAMVINYVDRQTVSLLKPTLQAEFGWSELDYADLVFWFQFAYALSYLAFGKIVDRFGARIGFSLAFVIWQAAHIGHAAMSSLKDAIIARVFLGIGEGGAFPGGVKAVSEWFPKSERAFAVGLFNAGTNIGAIVTPLVIPAITLTFGWQAAFIFTGAVGLLWLPVWWLVYRRPREHKKVNALELSHIEQDPVVVVEKVSWLKVIRARETWGYALGKFLIDPIWWMFLFWLPDFLHKRYGLDLKTFGPPLVAIYLLSDIGSVGGGWLSSQFIKRGWSVNAARKVTMLICAALALPVGVAAMADNLWVAVAIIGVATAAHQGFSANLYTLPSDVFPNGAVGSVVGIGGMFGAFGGMAMAKYAGYVLDKIGSYTPIFVYAATGYFLALLAVHLLMPKLEPAKIG